One Amphiprion ocellaris isolate individual 3 ecotype Okinawa chromosome 5, ASM2253959v1, whole genome shotgun sequence genomic region harbors:
- the zmynd8 gene encoding MYND-type zinc finger-containing chromatin reader ZMYND8 isoform X5 has protein sequence MHPQSVAEEEVRTEKQAVTEEMEISTRSKVSDTGSTERMAQKRKMPSPSHSSNGHSSAETSPCPMKKKKKPGAVSSSKDQDGRNDFYCWLCHREGQVLCCELCPRVYHAKCLKLPAEPEGDWFCPECEKITVAECIETQSKAMMMLTIDQLSYLLKFALQKMKQPGTEPFQKPVSLEQHPDYAEYIFHPMDLCTLEKNIKKKMYGCTEAFLADAKWILHNCIIYNGGNHKLTATAKVIVKICEHEMNEIEVCPECYLSACQKRDNWFCEPCSNPHPLVWAKLKGFPFWPAKALRDKDGQVDARFFGQHDRAWVPLNNCYLMSKEIPFSVKKTKSIFNSAMQEMEVYVENMRKKFGVFNYAPFRTPYTPDNNFQMLLDPSNPSSTPVKPEKQEKIKLSFDMTASPKIPLTRAILPGAGVGGSTTGRRLPLSDMPRSPMSTNSSAHTGSDGEQETGDKSQTKAANSQYSTGEESMDCTASPAHSRPGPAGSSLDSPKPFHSQAPGIPKQEKTPQTGSILNLNLDRSKADMDLKELSETVQQKQGAPPVLTSPKRQIKSRFQLNLDKTIESCKAQLGIDEISVDAYKGVEHSDSEDSDKSESSDSEYASDEEQKTKDGQDTAPTEEPQKEPSKPKVKDQPSPSLEGESKADVLVASESAAGDTSVTVSDAPTKEKMNTDLEKESSEKSKAAAESPVLRDKVKQETKQTVPVEDSDSERELVIDLGEEQGGKDRKRSRKDNSTIKESTAGKPEGKASNTSTLPSQNSTAPSTPSSVSTQSPMAIPVTMVSFTAPSPATISLTSVSSATATPPSSSSASTTPALKKQRPLLPRETVPVVQRAVVWNPTAKFQTSSQKWHMQKVQRQQQNQQPVASTQVQASSPRQGQAQVLTQTQAAGNGSTAVSSSSSQQSSQSTRYQTRQSVKAVQLKDSPLSTSTSAVTLVSSSPASVAMMAASSLGTAATSSPVATDLYIPTASADVAADIAKYTNKIMDAIKGTMTEIYNDLSKSTSGNTIAEIRRLRIEIEKLQWLHQQELSEMKHNLELTMAEMRQSLEQERERLVTEVKKQTELEKQQAVDETKKKQWCANCRKEAIFYCCWNTSYCDYPCQQAHWPEHMKSCTQSATAPQQEPEAEPTADPPNKSLGQTNSGPNSIRDSPASAPPDKDCDVEKSTDNVAVTLS, from the exons GACGGCAGGAATGACTTCTACTGCTGGCTGTGCCACCGCGAGGGCCAGGTGCTCTGCTGTGAGCTCTGCCCCAGGGTGTACCACGCTAAGTGTCTCAAACTACCAGCCGAGCCCGAGGGCGACTGGTTCTGTCCGGAGTGTGAG AAAATAACAGTTGCCGAGTGTATAGAGACTCAGAGCAAAGCCATGATGATGCTAACTATAGACCAGCTGTCTTACCTACTAAAGTTTGCCCTGCAGAAGATGAAACAGCCAGGT ACTGAACCCTTCCAGAAGCCTGTGTCTCTTGAACAGCATCCTGATTATGCAGAGTACATTTTTCATCCTATGGATCTTTGCACACTTGAGAAG aatatcaaaaagaaaatgtatggCTGCACAGAGGCCTTTTTAGCGGATGCAAAGTGGATTTTGCACAACTGTATTATATACAATGGAG GCAATCACAAACTCACAGCTACAGCTAAAGTGATAGTAAAAATCTGTGAACATGAG ATGAATGAGATTGAAGTTTGTCCTGAGTGTTATCTATCTGCTTGCCAAAAGAGAGACAACTGGTTCTGTGAGCCTTGT AGTAACCCGCACCCTCTAGTGTGGGCCAAACTGAAAGGATTTCCATTCTGGCCTGCAAAAGCTCTGCGGGACAAAGATGGACAGGTGGACGCTCGCTTCTTTGGTCAGCATGATAG GGCTTGGGTTCCTTTAAACAACTGCTACCTCATGTCCAAAGAGATCCCATTTTCTGTGAAGAAGACCAAAAGCATCTTCAACAGTGCCATGCAAGAGATGGAGGTCTACGTGGAGAACATGAGAAAGAAGTTTGGCGTGTTTAATTATGCCCCCTTCAGGACACCCTACACTCCTGACAATAACTTCCAGATGCTGCTGGATCCCTCCAATCCTTCCTCAACTCCTGTCAAACCTGAGAAACAGGAGAAGATCAAGTTGAGCTTTGATATGACGGCATCACCCAAGATCCCACTGACCAGGGCCATACTGCCTGGGGCTGGGGTAGGGGGGAGTACAACAGGGCGGCGACTCCCTCTCAGTGACATGCCTCGCTCCCCCATGAGCACCAACTCCTCTGCCCATACAGGTTCAGATGGAGAACAGGAAACCGGAGACAAGTCACAgacaaaagcagcaaacagcCAATACAGTACAGGAGAAGAGTCCATGGACTGCACAG CCTCACCTGCCCATTCTCGACCTGGCCCTGCAGGAAGTTCCTTGGACAGCCCTAAACCATTCCACTCTCAAGCTCCTGGCATCCCTAAACAAGAGAAGACACCACAAACAGGAAGCattctgaaccttaatctag ATCGGAGTAAAGCAGACATGGACTTAAAGGAGCTAAGTGAAACGGTTCAGCAGAAACAAGGAGCCCCACCAGTCCTCACCTCCCCAAAAAGACAAATCAAAAGCCGTTTCCAGCTGAACCTCGACAAAACCATTGAGAGTTGCAAGGCACAATTAG GTATTGACGAGATCTCTGTGGATGCGTATAAAGGTGTGGAACACAGTGACTCAGAAGATTCTGATAAATCTGAATCCAGTGACAGTGAGTACGCCAGTGATGAGGAGCAAAAGACCAAGGATGGCCAAGACACAGCACCCACTGAGGAGCCCCAGAAGGAGCCTTCCAAACCTAAGGTCAAAGACCAACCTTCCCCAAGCTTAGAAGGGGAGAGTAAAGCTGATGTGCTTGTAGCATCAGAATCTGCAGCAGGTGATACAAGTGTAACAGTGTCTGATGCTCCAActaaagagaaaatgaacactGATTTGGAAAAAGAGAGCTCAGAAAAGTCTAAAGCAGCTGCAGAATCACCTGTTCTCAGAGACAAGGTGAAACAAGAGACAAAGCAGACTGTGCCAGTGGAGGACTCTGACTCAGAGAGGGAGCTGGTTATTGACCTTGGAGAGGAGCAGGGTGGCAAGGAcaggaagaggagcagaaaaGACAACAGCACTATCAAAGAGTCGACAGCTGGTAAACCTGAAG GGAAGGCTTCAAACACATCGACACTCCCATCTCAGAACAGCACGGCTCCTTCCACACCCTCCAGTGTTTCCACGCAGTCGCCAATGGCCATTCCCGTCACCATGGTCTCCTTCACTGCTCCCTCTCCTGCCACCATTAGCCTTACATCCGTGTCCAGTGCCACCGCAACacccccttcttcctcttcagccTCCACCACGCCAGCTTTGAAGAAACAGCGCCCTCTGCTGCCCAGAGAGACGGTACCGGTGGTACAGAGAGCTGTGGTGTGGAATCCCACTGCCAAGTTTCAGACCTCCTCTCAGAAGTGGCACATGCAGAAGGTGCAGCGTCAACAACAAAACCAGCAACCTGTGGCAAGCACACAGGTGCAGGCATCATCTCCCAGGCAAGGCCAGGCCCAGGTGCTAACCCAGACACAAGCAGCTGGAAATGGCTCGACTGCagtgtcctcatcttcatcgcAGCAGTCTTCACAGAGCACACGGTATCAGACCAGGCAGTCTGTTAAAG ctgtaCAGCTAAAAGACAGCCCACTCAGCACTTCCACATCAGCTGTCACCCTGGTATCCAGTAGCCCAGCTTCTGTTGCCATGATGGCAGCGTCCAGTCTGGGCACAGCAGCTACATCTTCACCAGTAGCAACAGACCTGTACATCCCCACTGCCTCAGCAGATGTCGCTGCAGACATTgccaaatacacaaataaa ATAATGGATGCAATCAAAGGTACAATGACTGAAATCTACAATGACCTTTCAAAGAGTACCTCAGGGAATACAATAGCAGAG ATAAGACGACTGAGAATTGAAATAGAAAAATTACAGTGGTTGCATCAACAAGAGTTGTCGGAAATGAAGCACAATCTTG AGCTGACCATGGCAGAGATGAGGCAAAGTCtggagcaggagagagagaggttgGTGACTGAAGTGAAGAAACAGACGGAGCTGGAGAAGCAGCAGGCAGTAGATGagacaaagaagaaacaatGGTGTGCTAACTGCAGAAAAGAGGCCATTTTCTACTGCTGTTGGAACACCAGCTACTGTGATTACCCCTGTCAGCAAGCTCACTGGCCAGAACACATGAAGTCCTGCACTCAGTCAG CCACAGCCCCACAACAAGAACCTGAGGCTGAGCCAACAGCAGACCCCCCAAACAAAAGTTTAGGACAGACTAACAGTGGCCCAAACTCTATCAGAGACTCGCCAGCGTCTGCACCACCAGACAAAGACTGTGACGTGGAGAAGAGCACTGACAATGTTGCTGTCACTTTGTCATAA
- the zmynd8 gene encoding MYND-type zinc finger-containing chromatin reader ZMYND8 isoform X4, translating into MHPQSVAEEEVRTEKQAVTEEMEISTRSKVSDTGSTERMAQKRKMPSPSHSSNGHSSAETSPCPMKKKKKPGAVSSSKDQDGRNDFYCWLCHREGQVLCCELCPRVYHAKCLKLPAEPEGDWFCPECEKITVAECIETQSKAMMMLTIDQLSYLLKFALQKMKQPGDHPRLSSRSPHAASTQRKTFNWTEPFQKPVSLEQHPDYAEYIFHPMDLCTLEKNIKKKMYGCTEAFLADAKWILHNCIIYNGGNHKLTATAKVIVKICEHEMNEIEVCPECYLSACQKRDNWFCEPCSNPHPLVWAKLKGFPFWPAKALRDKDGQVDARFFGQHDRAWVPLNNCYLMSKEIPFSVKKTKSIFNSAMQEMEVYVENMRKKFGVFNYAPFRTPYTPDNNFQMLLDPSNPSSTPVKPEKQEKIKLSFDMTASPKIPLTRAILPGAGVGGSTTGRRLPLSDMPRSPMSTNSSAHTGSDGEQETGDKSQTKAANSQYSTGEESMDCTASPAHSRPGPAGSSLDSPKPFHSQAPGIPKQEKTPQTGSILNLNLDRSKADMDLKELSETVQQKQGAPPVLTSPKRQIKSRFQLNLDKTIESCKAQLGIDEISVDAYKGVEHSDSEDSDKSESSDSEYASDEEQKTKDGQDTAPTEEPQKEPSKPKVKDQPSPSLEGESKADVLVASESAAGDTSVTVSDAPTKEKMNTDLEKESSEKSKAAAESPVLRDKVKQETKQTVPVEDSDSERELVIDLGEEQGGKDRKRSRKDNSTIKESTAGKPEGKASNTSTLPSQNSTAPSTPSSVSTQSPMAIPVTMVSFTAPSPATISLTSVSSATATPPSSSSASTTPALKKQRPLLPRETVPVVQRAVVWNPTAKFQTSSQKWHMQKVQRQQQNQQPVASTQVQASSPRQGQAQVLTQTQAAGNGSTAVSSSSSQQSSQSTRYQTRQSVKAVQLKDSPLSTSTSAVTLVSSSPASVAMMAASSLGTAATSSPVATDLYIPTASADVAADIAKYTNKIMDAIKGTMTEIYNDLSKSTSGNTIAEIRRLRIEIEKLQWLHQQELSEMKHNLELTMAEMRQSLEQERERLVTEVKKQTELEKQQAVDETKKKQWCANCRKEAIFYCCWNTSYCDYPCQQAHWPEHMKSCTQSATAPQQEPEAEPTADPPNKSLGQTNSGPNSIRDSPASAPPDKDCDVEKSTDNVAVTLS; encoded by the exons GACGGCAGGAATGACTTCTACTGCTGGCTGTGCCACCGCGAGGGCCAGGTGCTCTGCTGTGAGCTCTGCCCCAGGGTGTACCACGCTAAGTGTCTCAAACTACCAGCCGAGCCCGAGGGCGACTGGTTCTGTCCGGAGTGTGAG AAAATAACAGTTGCCGAGTGTATAGAGACTCAGAGCAAAGCCATGATGATGCTAACTATAGACCAGCTGTCTTACCTACTAAAGTTTGCCCTGCAGAAGATGAAACAGCCAGGT GATCATCCCCGCTTGTCATCTCGCTCCCCCCATGCAGCTTCCACGCAGAGAAAGACTTTTAATTGG ACTGAACCCTTCCAGAAGCCTGTGTCTCTTGAACAGCATCCTGATTATGCAGAGTACATTTTTCATCCTATGGATCTTTGCACACTTGAGAAG aatatcaaaaagaaaatgtatggCTGCACAGAGGCCTTTTTAGCGGATGCAAAGTGGATTTTGCACAACTGTATTATATACAATGGAG GCAATCACAAACTCACAGCTACAGCTAAAGTGATAGTAAAAATCTGTGAACATGAG ATGAATGAGATTGAAGTTTGTCCTGAGTGTTATCTATCTGCTTGCCAAAAGAGAGACAACTGGTTCTGTGAGCCTTGT AGTAACCCGCACCCTCTAGTGTGGGCCAAACTGAAAGGATTTCCATTCTGGCCTGCAAAAGCTCTGCGGGACAAAGATGGACAGGTGGACGCTCGCTTCTTTGGTCAGCATGATAG GGCTTGGGTTCCTTTAAACAACTGCTACCTCATGTCCAAAGAGATCCCATTTTCTGTGAAGAAGACCAAAAGCATCTTCAACAGTGCCATGCAAGAGATGGAGGTCTACGTGGAGAACATGAGAAAGAAGTTTGGCGTGTTTAATTATGCCCCCTTCAGGACACCCTACACTCCTGACAATAACTTCCAGATGCTGCTGGATCCCTCCAATCCTTCCTCAACTCCTGTCAAACCTGAGAAACAGGAGAAGATCAAGTTGAGCTTTGATATGACGGCATCACCCAAGATCCCACTGACCAGGGCCATACTGCCTGGGGCTGGGGTAGGGGGGAGTACAACAGGGCGGCGACTCCCTCTCAGTGACATGCCTCGCTCCCCCATGAGCACCAACTCCTCTGCCCATACAGGTTCAGATGGAGAACAGGAAACCGGAGACAAGTCACAgacaaaagcagcaaacagcCAATACAGTACAGGAGAAGAGTCCATGGACTGCACAG CCTCACCTGCCCATTCTCGACCTGGCCCTGCAGGAAGTTCCTTGGACAGCCCTAAACCATTCCACTCTCAAGCTCCTGGCATCCCTAAACAAGAGAAGACACCACAAACAGGAAGCattctgaaccttaatctag ATCGGAGTAAAGCAGACATGGACTTAAAGGAGCTAAGTGAAACGGTTCAGCAGAAACAAGGAGCCCCACCAGTCCTCACCTCCCCAAAAAGACAAATCAAAAGCCGTTTCCAGCTGAACCTCGACAAAACCATTGAGAGTTGCAAGGCACAATTAG GTATTGACGAGATCTCTGTGGATGCGTATAAAGGTGTGGAACACAGTGACTCAGAAGATTCTGATAAATCTGAATCCAGTGACAGTGAGTACGCCAGTGATGAGGAGCAAAAGACCAAGGATGGCCAAGACACAGCACCCACTGAGGAGCCCCAGAAGGAGCCTTCCAAACCTAAGGTCAAAGACCAACCTTCCCCAAGCTTAGAAGGGGAGAGTAAAGCTGATGTGCTTGTAGCATCAGAATCTGCAGCAGGTGATACAAGTGTAACAGTGTCTGATGCTCCAActaaagagaaaatgaacactGATTTGGAAAAAGAGAGCTCAGAAAAGTCTAAAGCAGCTGCAGAATCACCTGTTCTCAGAGACAAGGTGAAACAAGAGACAAAGCAGACTGTGCCAGTGGAGGACTCTGACTCAGAGAGGGAGCTGGTTATTGACCTTGGAGAGGAGCAGGGTGGCAAGGAcaggaagaggagcagaaaaGACAACAGCACTATCAAAGAGTCGACAGCTGGTAAACCTGAAG GGAAGGCTTCAAACACATCGACACTCCCATCTCAGAACAGCACGGCTCCTTCCACACCCTCCAGTGTTTCCACGCAGTCGCCAATGGCCATTCCCGTCACCATGGTCTCCTTCACTGCTCCCTCTCCTGCCACCATTAGCCTTACATCCGTGTCCAGTGCCACCGCAACacccccttcttcctcttcagccTCCACCACGCCAGCTTTGAAGAAACAGCGCCCTCTGCTGCCCAGAGAGACGGTACCGGTGGTACAGAGAGCTGTGGTGTGGAATCCCACTGCCAAGTTTCAGACCTCCTCTCAGAAGTGGCACATGCAGAAGGTGCAGCGTCAACAACAAAACCAGCAACCTGTGGCAAGCACACAGGTGCAGGCATCATCTCCCAGGCAAGGCCAGGCCCAGGTGCTAACCCAGACACAAGCAGCTGGAAATGGCTCGACTGCagtgtcctcatcttcatcgcAGCAGTCTTCACAGAGCACACGGTATCAGACCAGGCAGTCTGTTAAAG ctgtaCAGCTAAAAGACAGCCCACTCAGCACTTCCACATCAGCTGTCACCCTGGTATCCAGTAGCCCAGCTTCTGTTGCCATGATGGCAGCGTCCAGTCTGGGCACAGCAGCTACATCTTCACCAGTAGCAACAGACCTGTACATCCCCACTGCCTCAGCAGATGTCGCTGCAGACATTgccaaatacacaaataaa ATAATGGATGCAATCAAAGGTACAATGACTGAAATCTACAATGACCTTTCAAAGAGTACCTCAGGGAATACAATAGCAGAG ATAAGACGACTGAGAATTGAAATAGAAAAATTACAGTGGTTGCATCAACAAGAGTTGTCGGAAATGAAGCACAATCTTG AGCTGACCATGGCAGAGATGAGGCAAAGTCtggagcaggagagagagaggttgGTGACTGAAGTGAAGAAACAGACGGAGCTGGAGAAGCAGCAGGCAGTAGATGagacaaagaagaaacaatGGTGTGCTAACTGCAGAAAAGAGGCCATTTTCTACTGCTGTTGGAACACCAGCTACTGTGATTACCCCTGTCAGCAAGCTCACTGGCCAGAACACATGAAGTCCTGCACTCAGTCAG CCACAGCCCCACAACAAGAACCTGAGGCTGAGCCAACAGCAGACCCCCCAAACAAAAGTTTAGGACAGACTAACAGTGGCCCAAACTCTATCAGAGACTCGCCAGCGTCTGCACCACCAGACAAAGACTGTGACGTGGAGAAGAGCACTGACAATGTTGCTGTCACTTTGTCATAA
- the zmynd8 gene encoding MYND-type zinc finger-containing chromatin reader ZMYND8 isoform X1 has protein sequence MHPQSVAEEEVRTEKQAVTEEMEISTRSKVSDTGSTERMAQKRKMPSPSHSSNGHSSAETSPCPMKKKKKPGAVSSSKDQSELRHGPFYYVKQPALTTDPVDVVPQDGRNDFYCWLCHREGQVLCCELCPRVYHAKCLKLPAEPEGDWFCPECEKITVAECIETQSKAMMMLTIDQLSYLLKFALQKMKQPGDHPRLSSRSPHAASTQRKTFNWTEPFQKPVSLEQHPDYAEYIFHPMDLCTLEKNIKKKMYGCTEAFLADAKWILHNCIIYNGGNHKLTATAKVIVKICEHEMNEIEVCPECYLSACQKRDNWFCEPCSNPHPLVWAKLKGFPFWPAKALRDKDGQVDARFFGQHDRAWVPLNNCYLMSKEIPFSVKKTKSIFNSAMQEMEVYVENMRKKFGVFNYAPFRTPYTPDNNFQMLLDPSNPSSTPVKPEKQEKIKLSFDMTASPKIPLTRAILPGAGVGGSTTGRRLPLSDMPRSPMSTNSSAHTGSDGEQETGDKSQTKAANSQYSTGEESMDCTASPAHSRPGPAGSSLDSPKPFHSQAPGIPKQEKTPQTGSILNLNLDRSKADMDLKELSETVQQKQGAPPVLTSPKRQIKSRFQLNLDKTIESCKAQLGIDEISVDAYKGVEHSDSEDSDKSESSDSEYASDEEQKTKDGQDTAPTEEPQKEPSKPKVKDQPSPSLEGESKADVLVASESAAGDTSVTVSDAPTKEKMNTDLEKESSEKSKAAAESPVLRDKVKQETKQTVPVEDSDSERELVIDLGEEQGGKDRKRSRKDNSTIKESTAGKPEGKASNTSTLPSQNSTAPSTPSSVSTQSPMAIPVTMVSFTAPSPATISLTSVSSATATPPSSSSASTTPALKKQRPLLPRETVPVVQRAVVWNPTAKFQTSSQKWHMQKVQRQQQNQQPVASTQVQASSPRQGQAQVLTQTQAAGNGSTAVSSSSSQQSSQSTRYQTRQSVKAVQLKDSPLSTSTSAVTLVSSSPASVAMMAASSLGTAATSSPVATDLYIPTASADVAADIAKYTNKIMDAIKGTMTEIYNDLSKSTSGNTIAEIRRLRIEIEKLQWLHQQELSEMKHNLELTMAEMRQSLEQERERLVTEVKKQTELEKQQAVDETKKKQWCANCRKEAIFYCCWNTSYCDYPCQQAHWPEHMKSCTQSATAPQQEPEAEPTADPPNKSLGQTNSGPNSIRDSPASAPPDKDCDVEKSTDNVAVTLS, from the exons TCAGAACTAAGACATGGTCCCTTTTACTATGTGAAGCAGCCAGCACTCACCACAGACCCTGTTGATGTTGTACCGCAGGACGGCAGGAATGACTTCTACTGCTGGCTGTGCCACCGCGAGGGCCAGGTGCTCTGCTGTGAGCTCTGCCCCAGGGTGTACCACGCTAAGTGTCTCAAACTACCAGCCGAGCCCGAGGGCGACTGGTTCTGTCCGGAGTGTGAG AAAATAACAGTTGCCGAGTGTATAGAGACTCAGAGCAAAGCCATGATGATGCTAACTATAGACCAGCTGTCTTACCTACTAAAGTTTGCCCTGCAGAAGATGAAACAGCCAGGT GATCATCCCCGCTTGTCATCTCGCTCCCCCCATGCAGCTTCCACGCAGAGAAAGACTTTTAATTGG ACTGAACCCTTCCAGAAGCCTGTGTCTCTTGAACAGCATCCTGATTATGCAGAGTACATTTTTCATCCTATGGATCTTTGCACACTTGAGAAG aatatcaaaaagaaaatgtatggCTGCACAGAGGCCTTTTTAGCGGATGCAAAGTGGATTTTGCACAACTGTATTATATACAATGGAG GCAATCACAAACTCACAGCTACAGCTAAAGTGATAGTAAAAATCTGTGAACATGAG ATGAATGAGATTGAAGTTTGTCCTGAGTGTTATCTATCTGCTTGCCAAAAGAGAGACAACTGGTTCTGTGAGCCTTGT AGTAACCCGCACCCTCTAGTGTGGGCCAAACTGAAAGGATTTCCATTCTGGCCTGCAAAAGCTCTGCGGGACAAAGATGGACAGGTGGACGCTCGCTTCTTTGGTCAGCATGATAG GGCTTGGGTTCCTTTAAACAACTGCTACCTCATGTCCAAAGAGATCCCATTTTCTGTGAAGAAGACCAAAAGCATCTTCAACAGTGCCATGCAAGAGATGGAGGTCTACGTGGAGAACATGAGAAAGAAGTTTGGCGTGTTTAATTATGCCCCCTTCAGGACACCCTACACTCCTGACAATAACTTCCAGATGCTGCTGGATCCCTCCAATCCTTCCTCAACTCCTGTCAAACCTGAGAAACAGGAGAAGATCAAGTTGAGCTTTGATATGACGGCATCACCCAAGATCCCACTGACCAGGGCCATACTGCCTGGGGCTGGGGTAGGGGGGAGTACAACAGGGCGGCGACTCCCTCTCAGTGACATGCCTCGCTCCCCCATGAGCACCAACTCCTCTGCCCATACAGGTTCAGATGGAGAACAGGAAACCGGAGACAAGTCACAgacaaaagcagcaaacagcCAATACAGTACAGGAGAAGAGTCCATGGACTGCACAG CCTCACCTGCCCATTCTCGACCTGGCCCTGCAGGAAGTTCCTTGGACAGCCCTAAACCATTCCACTCTCAAGCTCCTGGCATCCCTAAACAAGAGAAGACACCACAAACAGGAAGCattctgaaccttaatctag ATCGGAGTAAAGCAGACATGGACTTAAAGGAGCTAAGTGAAACGGTTCAGCAGAAACAAGGAGCCCCACCAGTCCTCACCTCCCCAAAAAGACAAATCAAAAGCCGTTTCCAGCTGAACCTCGACAAAACCATTGAGAGTTGCAAGGCACAATTAG GTATTGACGAGATCTCTGTGGATGCGTATAAAGGTGTGGAACACAGTGACTCAGAAGATTCTGATAAATCTGAATCCAGTGACAGTGAGTACGCCAGTGATGAGGAGCAAAAGACCAAGGATGGCCAAGACACAGCACCCACTGAGGAGCCCCAGAAGGAGCCTTCCAAACCTAAGGTCAAAGACCAACCTTCCCCAAGCTTAGAAGGGGAGAGTAAAGCTGATGTGCTTGTAGCATCAGAATCTGCAGCAGGTGATACAAGTGTAACAGTGTCTGATGCTCCAActaaagagaaaatgaacactGATTTGGAAAAAGAGAGCTCAGAAAAGTCTAAAGCAGCTGCAGAATCACCTGTTCTCAGAGACAAGGTGAAACAAGAGACAAAGCAGACTGTGCCAGTGGAGGACTCTGACTCAGAGAGGGAGCTGGTTATTGACCTTGGAGAGGAGCAGGGTGGCAAGGAcaggaagaggagcagaaaaGACAACAGCACTATCAAAGAGTCGACAGCTGGTAAACCTGAAG GGAAGGCTTCAAACACATCGACACTCCCATCTCAGAACAGCACGGCTCCTTCCACACCCTCCAGTGTTTCCACGCAGTCGCCAATGGCCATTCCCGTCACCATGGTCTCCTTCACTGCTCCCTCTCCTGCCACCATTAGCCTTACATCCGTGTCCAGTGCCACCGCAACacccccttcttcctcttcagccTCCACCACGCCAGCTTTGAAGAAACAGCGCCCTCTGCTGCCCAGAGAGACGGTACCGGTGGTACAGAGAGCTGTGGTGTGGAATCCCACTGCCAAGTTTCAGACCTCCTCTCAGAAGTGGCACATGCAGAAGGTGCAGCGTCAACAACAAAACCAGCAACCTGTGGCAAGCACACAGGTGCAGGCATCATCTCCCAGGCAAGGCCAGGCCCAGGTGCTAACCCAGACACAAGCAGCTGGAAATGGCTCGACTGCagtgtcctcatcttcatcgcAGCAGTCTTCACAGAGCACACGGTATCAGACCAGGCAGTCTGTTAAAG ctgtaCAGCTAAAAGACAGCCCACTCAGCACTTCCACATCAGCTGTCACCCTGGTATCCAGTAGCCCAGCTTCTGTTGCCATGATGGCAGCGTCCAGTCTGGGCACAGCAGCTACATCTTCACCAGTAGCAACAGACCTGTACATCCCCACTGCCTCAGCAGATGTCGCTGCAGACATTgccaaatacacaaataaa ATAATGGATGCAATCAAAGGTACAATGACTGAAATCTACAATGACCTTTCAAAGAGTACCTCAGGGAATACAATAGCAGAG ATAAGACGACTGAGAATTGAAATAGAAAAATTACAGTGGTTGCATCAACAAGAGTTGTCGGAAATGAAGCACAATCTTG AGCTGACCATGGCAGAGATGAGGCAAAGTCtggagcaggagagagagaggttgGTGACTGAAGTGAAGAAACAGACGGAGCTGGAGAAGCAGCAGGCAGTAGATGagacaaagaagaaacaatGGTGTGCTAACTGCAGAAAAGAGGCCATTTTCTACTGCTGTTGGAACACCAGCTACTGTGATTACCCCTGTCAGCAAGCTCACTGGCCAGAACACATGAAGTCCTGCACTCAGTCAG CCACAGCCCCACAACAAGAACCTGAGGCTGAGCCAACAGCAGACCCCCCAAACAAAAGTTTAGGACAGACTAACAGTGGCCCAAACTCTATCAGAGACTCGCCAGCGTCTGCACCACCAGACAAAGACTGTGACGTGGAGAAGAGCACTGACAATGTTGCTGTCACTTTGTCATAA